A segment of the Synechococcus sp. CBW1002 genome:
GCGATCAGTTGGTGGCAGGAAATGGGTGGTGCCGTGGGCGGTCCGGTCGGAATTGGGGTTGAAGTGAGTACAACCAATGGAGATTGGCGAACACTCAGATACCCAGGCTGTTGAATCAATAACGATCGATGGAATAGATCCGCAGGGTTCCTGATCCAACGGCTGATGGTATTGGGTTGGGTCCAGCTGGAATGGCTTCTACCTGGAACATGTACGTATCAGCCTGGGCAGGGTTATGCCATGGCTTGATCATCACTGTGATCGTGTTTCCGGGCGGTATCGGCTCTGGGAAGCTCAGCTTGAAGCGGCGGAGACTTGGGTCAAAGCTGGCTTCAACCGGGACTGGAGCTCCACCGTGACGGGGTTGCCCTAGAAAGGCCCGGGTTCTCTCCGGGCTGAAGGGGAATTGCCAGTCTGCACCGCGAGTCTGCTGAATGGTGAGACCGCCGAGTGATGCACCAGCATCCTCGGCAAGGGTGAGGGTGAAGTAGTACTCAGCCCAACGCTCGAAGACATTGGTGTAATA
Coding sequences within it:
- a CDS encoding DUF2808 domain-containing protein, yielding MTSSFDITRLNPWKRTRVGLGLLSCLACAAVFQPLRSGAVELRGSTVFLRAPWKVDLRSYYTNVFERWAEYYFTLTLAEDAGASLGGLTIQQTRGADWQFPFSPERTRAFLGQPRHGGAPVPVEASFDPSLRRFKLSFPEPIPPGNTITVMIKPWHNPAQADTYMFQVEAIPAGPNPIPSAVGSGTLRIYSIDRY